One region of Miscanthus floridulus cultivar M001 chromosome 19, ASM1932011v1, whole genome shotgun sequence genomic DNA includes:
- the LOC136527003 gene encoding uncharacterized protein, with translation MAAGSAAKENAAPSSDATASAVGVSRRPGYAVKSCGVKKRPSRARLLGRVQLRDITNLIEAISAVAGPEAPLGQEVSPAAATELTEPDAVLPAVLRLAALQDGVAADPVAKAARYSLRKGFR, from the coding sequence ATGGCTGCCGGCTCTGCAGCTAAGGAGAACGCTGCCCCTTCTTCGGACGCCACCGCCTCGGCTGTTGGGGTGTCTCGGCGGCCCGGCTACGCTGTCAAGAGCTGCGGGGTGAAGAAGCGCCCGTCCAGGGCGCGGTTGCTGGGCCGGGTCCAGCTCCGGGACATCACCAACCTGATTGAGGCGATCTCGGCGGTCGCGGGGCCCGAGGCTCCGCTCGGGCAGGAGGTTTCGCCGGCTGCGGCGACGGAGTTGACCGAGCCCGATGCGGTGCTGCCGGCGGTGCTGAGACTGGCAGCACTGCAGGATGGAGTCGCTGCTGACCCCGTGGCAAAGGCGGCCAGATACTCGCTCCGGAAGGGGTTCAGATAG